Proteins found in one Terribacillus sp. DMT04 genomic segment:
- the pruA gene encoding L-glutamate gamma-semialdehyde dehydrogenase, with protein sequence MTTPYKHEPFTDFTQEQEQQAFQEALKQVQHVMGNKYPLVIDGEKVTTDDKIVSINPADKEEIVGEVSKASQEHAERAIEAAATAFETWRYTKAEERAHILMRAAAIVRRKKHYFSALLVKEAGKPWKEADADTAEAIDFMEYYARQMMELAPGKEILSREGESNRYIYTPTGVTVVISPWNFLFAIMAGTTVAPLVTGNTVVLKPASATPVIAAQFVEVLEQAGVPKGVINFVPGSGSEVGDYLVEHPKTSIITFTGSRDVGTRIIEKAAKVQPGQQHLKQVIAEMGGKDTIVVDEDADIELAADAIAVSAFGFAGQKCSAGSRAVVHEKVYDAVLERVIEITESRITAAPESADVYMGPVIDQASFDKITDYIEVGKEEGKLVSGGSSDNSKGFFIQPTIFADLSPTSRLMQEEIFGPVLGFSKAASFEEAIDIANNTEYGLTGAVITNNRDHIEYAKQRFHVGNLYFNRNCTGAIVGYHPFGGFKMSGTDSKAGGPDYLQLHMLAKTVSEMY encoded by the coding sequence GTGACAACACCTTATAAACACGAACCGTTCACTGATTTTACACAGGAGCAAGAGCAACAGGCTTTCCAAGAGGCACTGAAGCAGGTACAACATGTGATGGGAAACAAGTACCCTCTTGTAATCGACGGCGAAAAGGTAACGACTGATGACAAAATCGTCTCCATTAACCCAGCAGATAAAGAAGAAATAGTTGGGGAAGTGTCGAAAGCTTCTCAAGAACATGCAGAACGTGCCATTGAAGCAGCTGCAACAGCATTTGAAACATGGCGTTATACAAAAGCAGAAGAGCGTGCGCACATTCTCATGCGAGCGGCAGCCATCGTTCGCCGTAAGAAACATTATTTCTCAGCGCTGCTTGTGAAGGAAGCCGGCAAGCCTTGGAAAGAGGCAGATGCCGACACAGCCGAAGCAATTGACTTTATGGAATATTACGCCCGTCAGATGATGGAGCTTGCACCGGGCAAAGAGATTCTCTCTCGTGAGGGAGAATCGAACCGCTATATTTATACGCCGACTGGTGTTACAGTCGTTATTTCGCCGTGGAACTTCTTGTTCGCAATCATGGCAGGAACAACCGTTGCACCACTCGTAACAGGTAACACCGTTGTCTTGAAGCCGGCAAGTGCTACACCAGTTATTGCGGCACAGTTTGTCGAAGTACTGGAGCAAGCAGGTGTGCCGAAGGGCGTTATCAATTTTGTGCCAGGAAGCGGCTCCGAAGTGGGCGATTATTTAGTAGAGCATCCGAAAACAAGTATCATTACCTTCACTGGATCACGTGATGTTGGCACACGTATTATTGAAAAAGCAGCCAAAGTGCAGCCAGGACAGCAGCATTTAAAACAAGTTATCGCAGAAATGGGCGGAAAAGATACAATTGTTGTGGATGAAGATGCAGATATTGAACTAGCAGCAGATGCCATTGCTGTATCAGCATTTGGATTCGCCGGTCAAAAATGCTCGGCTGGCTCACGAGCGGTTGTGCATGAAAAAGTATATGACGCTGTGCTGGAGCGCGTCATCGAAATTACGGAGTCTCGTATTACGGCAGCTCCGGAAAGTGCCGATGTGTACATGGGTCCAGTCATTGATCAAGCTTCCTTTGATAAAATTACAGATTATATCGAAGTCGGCAAAGAAGAAGGAAAGCTTGTCAGCGGCGGATCCAGTGACAACAGTAAAGGCTTCTTTATCCAGCCCACCATTTTCGCTGACTTGTCACCAACATCCCGTTTGATGCAAGAAGAAATCTTCGGACCAGTACTAGGATTCTCAAAAGCAGCCAGCTTTGAAGAAGCCATTGATATAGCAAACAACACAGAGTATGGCTTGACTGGGGCGGTGATCACAAATAACCGCGACCACATCGAATACGCCAAACAACGATTCCACGTCGGCAACCTATACTTCAACCGCAACTGCACCGGCGCCATCGTAGGCTACCACCCATTCGGCGGCTTCAAAATGTCAGGCACCGACTCCAAAGCCGGCGGCCCAGACTACCTACAGCTTCATATGCTAGCAAAGACAGTCAGTGAAATGTACTAA
- the ppx gene encoding exopolyphosphatase — MKTKYYAIIDIGSNTMRLVVYVRDKSGRIKERENVKVVARLRNYLDTEGVLNENGIKTLIKTLQSFQEVTRFYELETTTCVATATVRHAKNQQDIVDIVEQKTDFRIKVLSDYEEAYLGYLAVTNSTPFRDGITIDIGGGSTELTYFENKELRFYHSFPFGALSLKRQFVAGEKPTEEELRQIHAYVCEQLRTLEWLENKQLPVIAIGGSARNVVQMHQEEVGYPLAGLHQYKMTKQDIENIEEEIAPLSFAELQKVDGLSKDRADIILPAMQVFRCLLDYVGTSDFVLSRKGLRDGLLFEVLHRREEMTLFTDVLERSFDELAKDFEVDVNKAADRQETALQLAKLVEKQGLITLTDHDIFLVRYAAYVYNIGAYIDTESGNQHSFYLLANRTIDGLLHKDRIILALLASFKNKSFYNRNAEVFQTWFQEEELSHYRLLGAVIKLANSLHATKRNIVSAIDLRQEEEELILTVTCKEDWRAESYQVEKQKKHLEKQLRRTIQLAFQEDATSYIS, encoded by the coding sequence ATGAAAACAAAGTATTACGCCATTATTGATATTGGGTCGAACACGATGCGGCTCGTTGTGTATGTACGGGATAAGAGCGGTCGCATTAAAGAAAGAGAAAATGTAAAAGTTGTCGCACGTCTAAGAAACTATCTTGATACAGAGGGTGTGCTGAATGAGAACGGAATCAAGACACTGATTAAGACGCTGCAAAGTTTTCAAGAAGTGACGCGCTTTTATGAATTGGAGACAACCACATGCGTTGCGACAGCGACTGTACGTCACGCGAAAAACCAGCAAGACATAGTAGATATAGTAGAGCAGAAGACCGATTTCCGTATCAAAGTATTGTCTGACTATGAAGAAGCTTATCTTGGCTATTTGGCAGTAACAAACAGCACACCATTCCGCGATGGGATTACAATTGACATCGGTGGGGGCAGTACAGAACTCACATATTTTGAAAATAAAGAATTGCGCTTCTATCATAGTTTCCCGTTCGGGGCTTTGTCATTAAAGCGGCAGTTTGTAGCTGGAGAAAAGCCGACTGAAGAGGAACTTAGACAAATTCATGCGTATGTTTGTGAGCAGCTCCGGACGTTGGAGTGGCTGGAAAACAAACAGCTGCCAGTTATCGCCATCGGAGGCAGCGCGCGAAATGTCGTGCAAATGCACCAAGAAGAAGTCGGCTATCCATTAGCAGGTTTGCATCAATACAAGATGACCAAGCAGGATATCGAAAACATAGAAGAAGAGATAGCACCGCTCAGCTTTGCAGAATTGCAAAAAGTCGATGGATTGTCCAAAGACCGAGCTGATATTATTTTGCCGGCTATGCAAGTGTTCCGCTGCTTGCTTGATTATGTAGGCACAAGTGATTTTGTACTAAGCCGAAAAGGGCTTCGGGATGGACTGCTGTTTGAAGTGCTGCATCGCCGAGAAGAAATGACACTGTTTACAGATGTGCTCGAGCGCAGCTTTGATGAATTGGCGAAGGATTTTGAGGTTGATGTGAACAAGGCAGCAGATCGGCAGGAAACAGCACTGCAGCTGGCGAAGCTTGTAGAGAAGCAAGGATTGATAACGCTAACGGACCACGATATCTTCTTAGTGCGATATGCAGCGTATGTGTACAACATTGGCGCGTACATCGATACAGAATCAGGCAACCAGCATTCATTTTATTTACTGGCCAATCGTACAATTGATGGATTGCTGCATAAAGACCGAATAATTTTAGCGCTGCTCGCATCTTTCAAAAATAAATCTTTCTACAACCGAAATGCAGAAGTGTTCCAAACATGGTTCCAGGAAGAAGAACTATCTCATTATCGTTTGCTTGGAGCAGTGATTAAACTAGCAAATAGTTTACATGCGACAAAGCGTAATATCGTATCTGCGATTGATTTGCGGCAAGAAGAGGAGGAACTTATCTTAACAGTTACATGTAAAGAAGATTGGCGCGCGGAAAGCTACCAAGTGGAAAAGCAGAAAAAACACCTTGAAAAGCAGCTGCGCCGCACTATCCAGCTAGCATTCCAAGAAGACGCAACTTCCTATATAAGTTAA
- a CDS encoding GTP-binding protein — MTDEQKKIPVSIITGFLGSGKTTLVNRILRDVRSSNTAVIINEFGATGIDGKFVEETKEEIIEINNGCICCNVRGDLIRILKDLLVRAHKEGTQLQRVVIETTGLANPAPVIQTFLMDDVMRYWFEIDCVSTVVDSLHIDGQLSEHEIAREQIAFADQIILNKQDLISQDKRNALIVRMQQMNPEAEIFNVQDSEVPLDKLLHVYSFSLDHTLRIRPDFLEQHHHHHHDDIQAIVLRDDRPLDAKRLDMWFSYLVQVKGESLFRYKGILHVAGEKRRVLFQGVHMLFASTIDREWKQGEMKQNELVFIGKDLNEEELRTGFAFCLGEVDKFQSKGA; from the coding sequence ATGACGGACGAGCAAAAGAAAATACCAGTCAGCATTATTACTGGGTTTCTTGGTTCTGGAAAGACGACGTTAGTAAATCGAATTTTGCGTGATGTGCGCAGCAGCAATACAGCAGTCATTATCAATGAGTTCGGTGCGACCGGCATTGATGGTAAATTTGTCGAAGAAACAAAAGAAGAGATTATTGAAATCAACAACGGCTGTATTTGCTGTAATGTGCGTGGTGACTTGATTAGAATACTCAAAGATTTGCTTGTACGTGCACATAAAGAAGGAACACAGCTGCAAAGGGTAGTAATAGAAACAACCGGATTAGCCAATCCAGCTCCTGTGATACAAACATTTCTTATGGATGATGTGATGCGCTATTGGTTTGAGATTGATTGTGTGAGTACGGTAGTAGATAGCTTGCATATAGACGGGCAGCTTTCCGAACATGAAATTGCTCGGGAACAAATTGCATTTGCCGATCAAATTATTTTGAATAAGCAAGATCTTATTTCACAAGACAAACGCAATGCATTGATTGTGCGAATGCAGCAAATGAACCCAGAAGCTGAGATATTTAACGTCCAAGATAGTGAGGTACCGTTAGATAAACTGCTGCATGTGTACAGTTTTTCACTCGATCATACGCTTCGTATTCGTCCTGATTTTCTCGAGCAGCACCACCATCATCATCATGACGATATCCAGGCAATCGTATTAAGAGACGATCGTCCACTGGATGCCAAACGTTTGGATATGTGGTTTTCGTATTTGGTACAGGTAAAGGGTGAAAGTCTTTTCCGGTATAAAGGGATTCTTCATGTGGCAGGAGAGAAGCGCCGGGTTTTGTTCCAAGGTGTACATATGCTTTTTGCCAGCACTATAGATCGGGAGTGGAAGCAAGGAGAAATGAAGCAAAACGAGCTTGTTTTTATCGGCAAGGATTTGAATGAGGAAGAATTGCGGACAGGATTTGCGTTTTGTCTTGGTGAGGTGGACAAGTTTCAATCTAAAGGTGCTTGA
- a CDS encoding endo-1,4-beta-xylanase: MKKRKWIWIGSVILLIGIALGGYLMERQALGKLADDEDLRIGSSILYDALMEDKDYQDLATTEFSSWTIENEMKMDAMQPEEGAFNYVKVDEMVEMAQEHDIAIRGHVLVWGEALPAWVQAQAVDRTSAERILKSHIQSIVTHYKGSIDTFDVVNEAYHDNGTLRDNIWLRTIGPDYIPLAFQWAHEANPDAKLYYNDFGTEMSNEKSEAMLEALSAWKEEGVPIDGIGTQMHIDAADPRFSKERIAEWFQRIENAGFQVAVTEMDVKLQNLNNGDAKNIQAERYGDVMEVCLDTTACEAFTVWGISDNYSWVTEKESPDGKPLLFDENSQPKKAYHTIKRKLLF; encoded by the coding sequence ATGAAGAAGCGTAAATGGATCTGGATTGGAAGCGTTATCCTTCTAATCGGGATTGCACTAGGAGGGTATTTGATGGAAAGACAAGCTTTGGGCAAACTCGCAGACGATGAAGATTTACGTATTGGCTCTTCCATTCTGTATGATGCACTAATGGAAGATAAAGACTACCAAGACCTTGCAACGACTGAATTTTCCAGCTGGACGATTGAAAATGAAATGAAGATGGATGCCATGCAGCCCGAGGAAGGTGCTTTCAATTACGTCAAAGTTGATGAAATGGTTGAGATGGCTCAGGAGCATGATATTGCAATCCGCGGTCATGTACTCGTTTGGGGAGAAGCACTGCCAGCTTGGGTACAAGCACAAGCCGTCGACCGTACGTCAGCTGAACGTATACTAAAATCGCATATTCAAAGCATCGTCACACATTATAAAGGCAGCATTGATACTTTTGACGTTGTAAATGAAGCGTATCACGATAATGGTACGCTCCGGGATAATATATGGCTGCGTACAATCGGTCCGGATTATATACCGCTTGCTTTTCAATGGGCGCACGAAGCCAACCCCGATGCTAAACTTTATTACAATGACTTTGGCACAGAGATGTCTAACGAAAAATCAGAAGCTATGCTAGAGGCATTAAGTGCTTGGAAAGAAGAAGGCGTTCCAATTGATGGCATCGGCACACAGATGCACATAGACGCAGCTGATCCCCGCTTTTCCAAGGAGCGTATCGCAGAATGGTTCCAACGGATTGAGAATGCTGGATTCCAAGTAGCTGTCACAGAGATGGATGTGAAATTGCAGAATCTCAACAATGGAGATGCGAAGAATATCCAAGCAGAGCGGTACGGAGATGTTATGGAGGTCTGTCTGGATACAACAGCTTGTGAAGCATTCACTGTTTGGGGCATTTCCGATAATTATAGCTGGGTTACCGAAAAAGAATCACCTGATGGGAAGCCATTATTATTTGATGAAAACAGCCAGCCCAAAAAGGCCTATCACACAATAAAACGGAAGCTGTTATTTTAA
- a CDS encoding RNA degradosome polyphosphate kinase — protein MRTEEQLRVELNNPKYYNNRELSWLAFNERVLEEALDKRNPLLERLKFLSIFSSNLDEFIMVRVAGLKDQVKAGFNRPENKAGMTPKQQLQKIGAKAHRLVEVQNNVFQESIIPELREEKVELLKMDQLSSAQLLRLETFFEEEIFPVLTPMAVDAYRPFPMLLNKSLNLAVSLLDERELDQEKQHKRAIVQVPAVLDRFIPLADTSEDALHFVLLEDVISYYIYKLFRGYQIKSSTVFRITRNADLTIHEEGARDLLKVIEKELKKRKWGAAVRLEIPKQEYDLSMVNFLTETLDIHRKDVYEIDGPIDLTKMMQFYKLVAPKREHLVYEMLIPQPPAEIETDENLFDAINDRDIFLHHPYESFEPIVDFVSKAADDPDVLAIKQTLYRVSGDSPIIDALKRAAEKGKQVTVLFELKARFDEENNVQWAKELEKSGCHVIYGMTHLKTHSKITLVVRRKHNRIERFVHLGTGNYNDQTAKLYTDMGLFTSKRKMGIDATNFFNYLSGYTEKPTFHHLSVAPFDIRVDIIKMIDDEIQMHKRYNNGRIIMKMNSLTDKPIIQKLYEASVAGIQIDLIIRGICCLRPGIKGISENIRVRSIVGRYLEHTRIYYFHHNGEEKIQLSSADMMTRNMEKRVEILFPIYDGPIKRRIRNILDLMLQDNSKAREQDEFGVYHYVTRGDNEELVDSQMTLFAEAYRYMMEDEE, from the coding sequence TTGAGAACAGAGGAACAGTTGCGGGTAGAATTGAACAACCCGAAGTATTACAATAACCGAGAGTTGAGTTGGCTTGCTTTTAATGAACGAGTGCTGGAAGAAGCGCTTGATAAGCGCAACCCTTTGTTGGAGAGACTAAAGTTTCTGTCAATTTTCAGTTCCAATTTGGACGAGTTCATTATGGTGCGCGTAGCGGGTCTGAAGGATCAAGTGAAAGCTGGTTTCAATCGGCCAGAGAATAAAGCTGGCATGACACCGAAGCAGCAGCTCCAGAAAATAGGTGCTAAGGCACATCGTCTTGTAGAAGTACAAAATAATGTTTTTCAAGAGAGCATTATTCCAGAACTGCGTGAGGAAAAGGTGGAGCTGCTCAAGATGGACCAGCTTTCCAGTGCGCAGCTGCTTCGGTTGGAAACATTTTTTGAAGAAGAGATTTTTCCTGTTCTCACACCAATGGCAGTCGATGCCTACCGGCCGTTTCCGATGCTGCTGAACAAGAGCTTGAACTTGGCTGTTTCCTTACTGGATGAAAGAGAGCTTGACCAGGAGAAGCAGCATAAGCGAGCGATTGTACAAGTACCTGCCGTGCTGGATCGGTTTATTCCGCTGGCAGATACAAGCGAAGATGCGCTGCATTTCGTCCTGCTGGAAGATGTGATTAGCTATTATATCTACAAGCTCTTCCGTGGTTATCAAATCAAATCATCCACTGTATTCCGCATTACCCGAAATGCAGATTTGACAATTCATGAAGAGGGAGCTCGTGATCTGTTAAAGGTTATCGAGAAAGAACTGAAAAAGCGTAAATGGGGCGCAGCTGTCCGGCTCGAAATCCCAAAACAGGAATATGACCTTAGCATGGTTAACTTCCTAACGGAGACATTAGACATTCACCGAAAAGATGTCTATGAAATTGATGGACCAATTGACCTTACAAAAATGATGCAGTTTTATAAATTAGTTGCTCCAAAACGAGAACATCTTGTATACGAAATGCTTATTCCACAGCCGCCGGCAGAGATTGAGACAGATGAAAATCTATTTGATGCGATTAATGACCGCGATATTTTCCTGCATCATCCTTACGAGTCATTTGAGCCGATTGTAGATTTTGTGTCCAAAGCAGCCGATGACCCAGATGTGTTGGCAATCAAGCAGACGCTTTACCGAGTGAGCGGTGATTCGCCAATTATTGATGCGTTAAAACGAGCAGCCGAAAAGGGCAAACAAGTGACTGTTTTGTTTGAGCTGAAAGCACGTTTCGATGAAGAGAATAATGTACAATGGGCGAAGGAGCTGGAAAAATCGGGCTGTCATGTTATCTATGGTATGACACATCTGAAAACCCACAGCAAAATAACTTTAGTAGTCCGAAGAAAGCATAACCGAATTGAGCGTTTTGTTCATCTTGGTACGGGTAACTATAATGATCAGACAGCCAAGCTATACACAGATATGGGACTGTTCACTTCGAAACGGAAGATGGGTATTGATGCGACGAATTTCTTTAACTATTTGAGCGGATATACCGAGAAGCCGACGTTCCATCATTTATCGGTAGCACCATTCGACATCCGAGTTGATATTATTAAGATGATTGATGATGAAATCCAGATGCATAAGCGTTATAACAATGGACGCATTATTATGAAAATGAATTCCCTTACGGATAAACCAATTATTCAGAAGCTGTACGAAGCATCGGTTGCGGGTATCCAAATAGATTTGATCATTCGAGGAATTTGCTGTTTACGTCCGGGAATCAAAGGAATCAGTGAAAACATCCGCGTCCGAAGCATTGTTGGCAGATATTTAGAGCATACACGTATTTATTATTTCCATCATAATGGGGAAGAGAAAATTCAGTTGTCTTCAGCAGATATGATGACACGGAATATGGAGAAGCGAGTGGAAATCTTATTCCCAATCTATGACGGTCCGATTAAACGTCGGATTCGCAATATTCTTGATTTAATGCTGCAAGATAACAGCAAAGCGAGAGAGCAAGATGAATTCGGCGTCTATCATTATGTAACGCGAGGGGATAACGAAGAACTGGTAGATAGCCAGATGACCTTATTCGCAGAAGCATATCGGTATATGATGGAGGATGAAGAATAG
- a CDS encoding VOC family protein → MEEMEMSEGGSAVLQAVHHIAIICSDYAESKRFYTEILGLECIREVYRKERDSYKLDLALGDTYVIELFSFPNPPARQSYPEATGLRHLAFTVHDVEQEAARLEAMGVKTEPVRIDPFTERAFTFFQDPDGLPIELYEEGGEAK, encoded by the coding sequence ATGGAAGAAATGGAAATGTCGGAAGGAGGCAGCGCTGTGCTGCAAGCTGTGCATCATATTGCAATTATTTGTTCGGATTACGCAGAATCCAAGCGTTTTTATACAGAGATATTAGGGTTGGAATGTATTAGAGAAGTTTATCGGAAAGAAAGAGATTCTTATAAATTAGATCTCGCATTGGGAGATACTTATGTGATTGAGTTATTTTCCTTCCCGAATCCACCCGCCCGGCAAAGCTATCCGGAGGCAACTGGTCTCAGACATCTAGCTTTTACCGTTCATGATGTCGAGCAAGAGGCAGCACGTCTGGAAGCAATGGGTGTCAAAACAGAGCCGGTCCGCATTGATCCTTTCACGGAGAGAGCATTTACCTTTTTCCAGGATCCAGATGGACTTCCGATTGAGCTGTATGAAGAAGGAGGAGAAGCGAAGTGA
- a CDS encoding glycosyltransferase family 2 protein, whose amino-acid sequence MVQTSEIIWLAASTAVLLILYLFARKHLFAKYVLLAAFLGLNLVYLIWRTAFTLPTVGIISLIVGILLLITEWAGYLQSIVFTILSWKPFQRKTIPLSAFEELPTVDVYIATYNEPSDLLKRTIVASQMMHYPKDKLNVYVCDDGRRTAIRELTESLGASYLDRPDNKHQKAGNLNAAMKKTDGEIIVTMDADMVPRANFLERTLGYFTDEKVSFVQAPQVFYNSDAFQYNLFFEDNITNEQDFFMRRLEEGKDRFNATMYVGSNALFRRSALEAIGGFATGVITEDMATGMLLQTKGQKTVFVNETLAVGLSPETYADLLKQRDRWCRGNIQVIRKWNPLTIKGLSFMQRLLYMDGIHYWFFGIYKMVYLLAPLLFLLFGIYSLQTDFSTLVLYWLPAFLSSQLAFRRMADNKRTTLWSHVYEVALAPYMALSVLTEIFLRKSITFNVTRKGILNNRRHFLWRTSTPYIILLAMSLVSVVMIVIDLFTPIQLYHNVEMLYINIFWVLYNAVALVMALIIAVERPRFREAERFDVTIEAQVKNSLDGASYPARIIDLSEYGARLELLDVKSAHMLSAGASLTLCAGPLQDVQLRKHWVSQQGTSYYAGISFQDVTQEQYRSLVQILFVDAADIYSNREYVNSTLWRAVSRFFRQTQAAPKQAERQSIRETISVPAILQPDSNNKIETTLVDYSLSGCQVELRRSLSPGQILRLSTSHNSFRDSDVRVQWVQKRGRSYIAGLRFLTETADSDTA is encoded by the coding sequence ATGGTGCAAACGTCAGAAATCATTTGGCTGGCTGCTTCCACAGCCGTATTACTTATCTTGTATCTATTTGCCCGAAAACACCTATTCGCCAAATATGTATTGCTGGCAGCCTTTTTAGGGTTAAATCTTGTTTATCTTATCTGGCGGACCGCCTTTACGCTTCCGACCGTTGGTATTATCAGCTTGATTGTCGGCATTTTACTGTTAATTACCGAATGGGCCGGGTATTTGCAGTCCATCGTCTTTACGATTCTGTCTTGGAAACCGTTCCAGCGGAAAACCATTCCGCTGTCTGCTTTTGAAGAACTTCCAACAGTGGATGTGTATATTGCTACTTATAATGAGCCAAGCGATCTATTAAAGCGGACTATAGTAGCAAGCCAGATGATGCACTACCCGAAGGACAAGCTGAACGTTTACGTTTGTGATGATGGCAGACGAACAGCTATTCGCGAGCTGACAGAATCATTGGGCGCTTCTTATTTAGACCGCCCAGACAACAAGCATCAAAAAGCCGGCAACTTGAACGCGGCTATGAAAAAGACAGATGGCGAGATTATTGTCACAATGGATGCAGACATGGTTCCGCGTGCTAATTTTCTGGAGCGGACTCTCGGTTATTTCACAGACGAAAAAGTCTCCTTCGTGCAAGCACCACAAGTGTTTTACAACTCCGACGCATTTCAATATAACCTATTCTTCGAGGATAACATCACGAACGAACAGGATTTCTTTATGCGCCGTCTGGAAGAAGGCAAAGACCGATTTAATGCAACGATGTATGTTGGCAGTAATGCTCTGTTCCGCCGTTCTGCTTTAGAAGCTATTGGCGGTTTCGCAACAGGTGTCATTACCGAAGATATGGCTACCGGCATGCTGCTGCAAACAAAAGGTCAAAAAACGGTGTTTGTCAATGAAACGCTGGCTGTTGGGTTATCCCCCGAAACGTATGCGGATTTGCTGAAGCAGCGTGACCGTTGGTGCCGGGGAAACATCCAAGTCATCCGAAAATGGAACCCACTTACAATCAAAGGGCTAAGTTTTATGCAGCGTCTGTTGTATATGGATGGTATTCATTATTGGTTTTTCGGCATTTATAAAATGGTCTACTTACTTGCTCCGCTGTTGTTCCTGCTGTTTGGTATTTATAGTTTGCAAACAGATTTCTCCACCTTGGTGTTATATTGGCTGCCGGCCTTTTTGTCATCCCAGCTGGCTTTCCGCCGGATGGCAGACAACAAACGAACAACATTATGGAGTCATGTTTATGAAGTAGCACTTGCACCTTACATGGCTTTATCTGTTCTGACAGAGATCTTTTTACGAAAATCAATTACATTCAATGTCACCCGCAAAGGAATTCTCAATAACCGACGTCATTTTCTATGGCGCACGAGTACGCCGTATATCATCTTGCTCGCTATGAGTCTTGTCAGTGTCGTCATGATTGTTATTGATTTATTCACACCTATTCAGCTGTATCATAATGTCGAGATGCTATATATCAATATCTTCTGGGTGCTCTATAATGCTGTTGCACTTGTGATGGCACTTATTATCGCAGTGGAACGCCCGCGTTTCCGAGAAGCCGAGCGTTTTGATGTCACAATAGAAGCTCAAGTGAAAAATTCACTTGATGGCGCCTCTTATCCAGCAAGAATTATTGACTTAAGCGAATATGGCGCTCGTTTAGAATTGCTTGATGTCAAGTCTGCTCATATGCTCTCAGCTGGTGCTTCTCTCACATTATGCGCCGGACCGCTTCAAGACGTGCAGCTGCGAAAACATTGGGTATCCCAGCAAGGGACAAGCTATTATGCCGGCATTTCGTTTCAGGATGTTACCCAGGAGCAATACCGTTCACTCGTTCAGATTTTGTTCGTGGACGCAGCAGATATTTACTCTAACCGAGAATATGTGAATTCCACACTTTGGCGTGCGGTATCGCGCTTCTTTCGACAAACTCAAGCGGCACCGAAACAAGCGGAACGGCAGAGTATTCGAGAAACTATTTCTGTACCAGCCATCTTGCAACCCGACAGTAATAACAAGATAGAGACGACTTTAGTGGATTATAGCTTGAGCGGCTGCCAAGTAGAGCTCAGACGATCACTAAGTCCAGGACAGATTTTGCGCTTGTCCACAAGCCATAATAGTTTCCGTGATAGTGATGTTCGCGTCCAATGGGTTCAAAAACGCGGTCGCAGCTATATAGCCGGCCTGCGCTTCCTGACCGAAACTGCTGATTCAGATACTGCTTAA